In the genome of Metabacillus litoralis, the window ATTTACCAACAACACCTTCACGATTTGCTCCAGTAAAGGCTCCTTTTTCATATCCAAATAATTCACTCTCGATTAGAGTTTCGGGGATTGCGCTGCAATTAACAGCAATAAATGGCTGATCCTCTCGAAGCCCTGAGGTATGTAAGGATTGTGCAATAAGTTCTTTTCCTGTCCCGCTTTCACCATAAATGATAATAGGAAAATCTGTTAACGCCGCTTTTTTTACCTTTTTTCTCACTTCATTCATTTTAGGGCATGACCCTATAATATCTGTTATTGTGTATAATTTTTTATCCTTAGTTGTTTGCTTAGGGGCTTTATTAAAAGCCATAACAAGTCTTGATTGCTTTTGGAATGAATCTGAGATTACTTTTGTCTTATATCCTGATGTATGGTGAAACTCCTTACCAATACAATCTTCGCCTAGAAGCTGTCGTGCTGACTGATTTGCTCGGATAATTCTTTTATCATCATCAAGAGAGAGAAGAGGGACTGTTGAAAAGCTAGTGATCGCTTCAAGCTCTTTTATGGTTATCACTTTTTCATGTGAAGCTTGATCAAAAAGTAACCCATTCTGAATGGAAGTAGCCATGATTGTTGTTAAGGATATGATAAACGGGTGGAATAATTCCTTTCTAGCACTAATATTAACGGCTCCAATTAGTTCTCCGTCTGGTGAGTAAATAGGGCTTGCTGCACATGTGAGAAATTGATTTTTTACATAGAAGTGATGATCAGCATGGGTAATAATGGGTACTTTTGCAGAGATAGCGAGCCCCATAGCATTTGTTCCTTTGTTTTCTTCGGACCAATTTGATCCTATTGATAAATAGTCTGTGGATCCTGAAGCATCCAGCTGTCCCACTTTATGAATGATGGTCCCGTTTCGGTCAACAATGACCACAACTAATTTTGAACAATAGCTAGAGGGAAGTGAGTTAATAACAGTAGTTGCATGTTTAATCAATAACTCATTTTCTTTTATAAGTTGACGCAGGGCCTTACCGGTTAAAATTGAGTTTTCAATAGGATCTGTTTGAGAAAGACCAATCTCTTGACAACGTTTCCAAGATTGATTAATCACATCATTCTGTTCATAAAAAATCTCTGTAAACATTTTATGATTATTACCTCCTCTACACGTTAAGGCAATTTATTCTTTGATTCTATTATACTATTTTTTCAATAATCAGGAAAATCTTAGTTTTAGATTGTCTTAAATTAGGACACAATTTGTGCACTTTTTGAACACGCTTTCAAACATGTCATTTTTAAAGAAATAAATACTAGCCTTTCGGGTTGGCACAGAAATTGCTTATAGATAATTGTAAGAAATGAAAGAAAAAAGGGGATGAGTGAAAGATGAAAAACAGAGCGGTAGCATATATGGGACCTGGAAAAGTAGAGGTCCAGGACATAGGATATCCTGACTTAGTATTAAGAGATGGCCCTGGTGTAAATCCATTGAATGTTGGTCGAAAGTGTAACCATGGCGTTATTTTAAAGGTTGTTACAACAAACATTTGTGGTAGTGATCAGCATATGGTGAGGGGAAGAACAACTGCACCTTCGGGGTTAATTCTTGGACATGAAATCACCGGGGAAGTCATTGAAGTAGGAAGCGATGTTGAATTTATTAAAAAAGGAGACCTTGTATCCGTTCCATTTAACATCGCTTGTGGTCGTTGTCGTAGCTGTAAGGAACGCGACACTCATATATGTGAAAATGTAAACCCTGATCGTCCAGGCTCAGCATATGGATATGTTGATATGGGGGGATGGGTCGGAGGTCAATCCGAATATGTAATGGTACCATACGCTGATTTCCAACTTTTAAAGTTCCCAGATAAAGACCAAGCTATGGAAAAAATTAAAGATTTAACCATGCTATCAGATATCTTTCCAACAGGCTATCACGGGGCAGTAAGTGCAGGAGTGAAGCCAGGCTCAACTGTTTATATCGCTGGTGCTGGTCCAGTTGGTCTTGCAGCAGCACATTCTGCACAATTACTAGGTGCAGCAGTTGTTATTGTTGGAGATTTAAATGGTGAGAGACTTGCTCAAGCAAGAAGCTTCGGATGTGAAACAGTAAACCTACGTGAACATCCAGACTTAGGAGAACAAATCGAGCAAATCTTAGGTACACCAGAAGTAGATTGTGCTGTGGATTGTGTTGGCTTTGAAGCATCAGCTCATGGAGCAAATGCTGGTGAAGCACCTGCAACTGTATTAAACTCAATTATGACAGTTACACGTGCAGGAGGGAGACTTGGTATTCCGGGATTATATGTAACAGGTGACCCAGGCGGAATTGATGAGGATGCAAAAATTGGAACATTAAAGGTACGACTTGGATTAGGATGGGCGAAAGCACACACGTTTGTTACAGGTCAAACACCAGTCATGCAATATCATAGGGAATTAATGACAGCGATATTAAGTGGTAGAGCACAAATTGCAAAAGCCGTTAATGCCACTGTTATTTCACTTGATGAAGCTCCAAGAGGTTATCAGGAATTTGACAAAGGTGCTGCAAGAAAATATGTCATTGATCCACACGGACTTGTGAAAAACTAATTAATACTTAATGATAAGGGGATAGAAACCTTTATGAAAAAGGCGGAGAACAACAAAGGTTGTTTCCGCCTTTTTTTAATGAATCATATAAGAGTAATCATTATCGTTTTTTCTTCTTAGGATCATTTGCTGGGTTATTTTTGACTACTTTATCAAAAATGACATAAACATACACAACGTTATCGTCAGTAATTTTAATAGTAGAAACTCTACCTTTACGGCCTTTAATTTTTATATTTTCGTTTTCAGATGGAGGTTTTTCTAAGAGCTGAGTTAACACAACGGTATTATTTTCTACAAACTGTACAACTGGCATAAATAATTTCTCCTTTCGAATTTCGAAATAAGATAGAAGAAGGAAGGAACTAATGTGTGTAGTATAGATACATATTTAAAAAAACTTTTAATTAGACCATATTTATACAAATTACATTATTACGTAAAATATAAATTTGACGTAATAATGGATATAATTTAAACTACTATTATAGAACTTTGGGTCTTGAGGTGAATTTTATGGCTACAGAATCACAGCAACAACATTATCGTAAGCTTCAACTATTGCTAAAAGAATTACCGTGGTATGTTGAAGAATATATTGATCATAAACGGAGAAAGCTTTCAGCAGCATCATTACTGAATTACTGTCATGATTATAAAATTTTCTTCAATTGGATCATCTCAGAGCAACTTTATAACGGTAATCTTAAGGAAATTCCTTTGGATTTACTGGAAACATTAACAGTACAACAAGTTGAAGGCTTTTTATATGCTTTGCAATACGAACTACATAACAAAGAAATTACAGTAAACCGAAAATTATCAGCATTAAAGTCCCTTTTTAATTATTTACAAAACATTGCTGAAACGCGTGACTTAAAACCTTATATCCAGCGTAATGTGATGGCAAAAATTGAATTTAATGAGCTTAAGGATAGTATGGAAACGATTGCAAACAAAATGGAGGGCAAAATCCTCATTGGTGATGAGTATGAAAAGTTTCGTCGTTTTATTGCTCATGACTATGGTGAGGTTTGTAAAGAAAACAAGAAGCTTTTTAACTTTTATCGATTAAACCAAGAGCGTGATACTGCGATTGTATCACTTATATTAGGTTCAGGCTTACGTCTTTCAGAGGTCGTAAATCTTGATTTAGAAGACATTGATTTTACTAAGTTTTCCGCACGTGTTATTCGTAAAGGAAATAAAGAACAATATGTCTACTTCAGTAAAATTGCGATGGATGATCTTCAGGAGTATCTAAAAATAAGAGAAGCTCGATATCTTGTGGAAAAAAGCAATAAGGCTTTATTTGTAGCAGCAGCAATGGGACCAAAAGGCAAATCCAGACGCCTGACAGCACGTTCAATAGAAAAGCTTATTGAAAAATATGCTGCAGCGTTTGGAAAGCCGTCCCTATCGGTTCATAAGTTAAGACATTCATTTGCTACGAGGTATCATTCTGAGATTAATGATGTACCTAAACTTAGAAGACAATTAGGCCATTCCTCTATTCAAACAACAATGATCTACACACATATAAGAAATGATGATTTAAAAAGTGCTGTAGATCGTATGGATATGCCGAAAGAACAGTAAGCTTTATAGAGATTCCATTTCTTCTTCAAAATAAAACGTATTCGGATACTCTTTTAATGTATAAGAGTATCTTTTCATGTTAGCAACATAACTACAGTTAGTGATTGTAACAACTTCCTTTTTAGCTTTAAGAAATACTTTTTCGTCGATCTTAAATTTGTTATTATTTTTCATTGTTTCCCAACTTTCTTTGGATGCTATTAGTATTATCTCATAAAAAGGAAAGGATATTTCAATTTTTCAACGTAGAAGTAAAGATTTCATCATTTTTTCTTGAAAATAGGTCGAAATGTATGAATTTATATACAAAAATATCTAGTTGAGTGAAGATAATCTGATAAGTGATAATGGTAGCATAAGGTTTTGGTTAAATCAAAAAGGATGACAAGAAAAGACTATATGATAAAAGAAGGTGCTAGCCGTTAAAATTAATTATCTGTTTTTATTCTAGTTTACATAATATGTATTATGAGAAGTTGAATAAAATGAAAAATTTTGTCTCAAAACCTAAGATTACTTAAGTAAGTGAGACAGAAAAAATTGATTAACTAATTAATTTGAGTAAGCATCAGTTAGTTTTAAGTGTTCTATACAATGATACAAATCACATTTCCACGTATTTTCTAACATTTTTAGAGAAGTTAATGATGTATTTTGTACAGATTGTTTCGTATTTAGATCTGGTACAAGTTCCTTCAACATCTTTTTAATAAAAGCACATTTCGGTGTTTTTTTTACTATTTCATCAAAAATGCATTGCCCCTAAGGATTACACTATTATGCTCTTCAATGTCTAAATTAAAGTACCTCCAGCCTTATTTCCACTTCTTTATTCCAATCTATTGTGCCATGACGAATCATACCGATCTTCACTACATCTCCCCTCCCTTTTACAAGTCTTGAGAACTATTCATTTTCAATGACATGCCATTCTATAAGATTGATGGCATGACCATCTGGATCATAAACATCGAAATCGATATGTACATTTGTACCAGAGGACCAATGATTCAATTCCCCTACCTTGATTTCTTTTTCTTTTAATTTTGAATAGAGATCTTCAATATGATCACAGTTCAAATTAAAGGTTGGATGCTTATGAGGAGTAATCGTCTCAGTCGTTTCAATTAACGTTAACAAGGGAGAATGTTCACTGATCAGGTAATTTGCTCCCCTTCCATTCTCCCACTGTTCAACATCTCGCAGTTTTAAGCCTAATACATCTGAATAGAATGTAATTGATTGATCTAAATTACTTACTCTTATAAATACGGCTCCTAAATAGTTAACAACCATTTCCCCTCATTCCTCTCAGCCACTTTTATGAAATTTTACAAATCATCAGCATATTCCCATCAGGATCTTTAATATTAAAAGAATGTCCATGCTCAATGTTTGTCACAATTTCCACTCCCTTTTCTTGCATAAACTGATAGGCTTGATGAATATCATCTGTATTAAAATGAAACATAGGTGTTCTTGCATAAGAATCCTTCGTATAAATCTTACTATCTAGGACAATGTTTAATCCATTATTGTCCATTGGTATGCAGCAAAGGTGATCTAATAAAATCTCATATGTAGGCTCTAAGTTTAATAGTGAGCAATACCACTCTCGAGCTTTTTTTATATCACTTACTGGTATGAAAATGGCCCCAACTTTATTTAAGATAATACTCAAAAAAATCACTCCCCTATATAGTTGAAAAGAGTACTTCAGTGCTTGCTTGAAAAGTTCTGAGCACCCCCTCCTATCATAATTACATGCATCTCACCAAGTTCCTGTATTATATTCTCCTTATTTTCTTTTTTTCCTTTTTATTACAATATAAAATAACTTAATCTCCAAAAATTTCTTGACTAGGTAAATCGTTCCATTGGATAATACTAATGAGTAATATAATTTTAAATAGAATTAGAGGTCTTTTACATCATGGGTAAAAAAGGTCGTAAGGAAGGATCAAATGGTGCGGAAAGCAGAGCAAACTTGGTTTTAATAGCTGCAGAGGAATTTGCTACATATGGCTACTATGATACAAAAGTGAGTACGATTGTGAAAAAAGCAGGAGTCACTCAACCTACCTTTTATTTATATTTTGATAGTAAGGAGGCTATTTTTTCAGAGTTAATTCAAACTTTTCGTCATAAGCTTTCAGAACTAACAAAGGAAAGCAGGCTTGAAACAGGTTTAGACCCCGCTTTATTGCCTGATAGAATTGCAATCGGTTTGTCTGCTATCTTGCAATTTTTTTATGATAAT includes:
- a CDS encoding sigma-54-dependent Fis family transcriptional regulator; the protein is MFTEIFYEQNDVINQSWKRCQEIGLSQTDPIENSILTGKALRQLIKENELLIKHATTVINSLPSSYCSKLVVVIVDRNGTIIHKVGQLDASGSTDYLSIGSNWSEENKGTNAMGLAISAKVPIITHADHHFYVKNQFLTCAASPIYSPDGELIGAVNISARKELFHPFIISLTTIMATSIQNGLLFDQASHEKVITIKELEAITSFSTVPLLSLDDDKRIIRANQSARQLLGEDCIGKEFHHTSGYKTKVISDSFQKQSRLVMAFNKAPKQTTKDKKLYTITDIIGSCPKMNEVRKKVKKAALTDFPIIIYGESGTGKELIAQSLHTSGLREDQPFIAVNCSAIPETLIESELFGYEKGAFTGANREGVVGKFEAANDGTIFLDEIGDMPLKAQAVLLRVLQEKAVTRVGGVKPIPINTRVIAATHKNLRKEIEAGRFREDLYYRLKGIVMTIPPLRERSDLIELSNYLIKKLDSPSLHLSSEAKEKLLSYHWPGNVRELNSILMQASFLVEGNEILAKDLDFETEYERTTELSAEDEATLTSLVHSEKEVIKRTLDYVSWNISRAASILKISRNTLYLKIKKYHLQQ
- the fdhA gene encoding formaldehyde dehydrogenase, glutathione-independent produces the protein MKNRAVAYMGPGKVEVQDIGYPDLVLRDGPGVNPLNVGRKCNHGVILKVVTTNICGSDQHMVRGRTTAPSGLILGHEITGEVIEVGSDVEFIKKGDLVSVPFNIACGRCRSCKERDTHICENVNPDRPGSAYGYVDMGGWVGGQSEYVMVPYADFQLLKFPDKDQAMEKIKDLTMLSDIFPTGYHGAVSAGVKPGSTVYIAGAGPVGLAAAHSAQLLGAAVVIVGDLNGERLAQARSFGCETVNLREHPDLGEQIEQILGTPEVDCAVDCVGFEASAHGANAGEAPATVLNSIMTVTRAGGRLGIPGLYVTGDPGGIDEDAKIGTLKVRLGLGWAKAHTFVTGQTPVMQYHRELMTAILSGRAQIAKAVNATVISLDEAPRGYQEFDKGAARKYVIDPHGLVKN
- the xerS gene encoding tyrosine recombinase XerS — encoded protein: MATESQQQHYRKLQLLLKELPWYVEEYIDHKRRKLSAASLLNYCHDYKIFFNWIISEQLYNGNLKEIPLDLLETLTVQQVEGFLYALQYELHNKEITVNRKLSALKSLFNYLQNIAETRDLKPYIQRNVMAKIEFNELKDSMETIANKMEGKILIGDEYEKFRRFIAHDYGEVCKENKKLFNFYRLNQERDTAIVSLILGSGLRLSEVVNLDLEDIDFTKFSARVIRKGNKEQYVYFSKIAMDDLQEYLKIREARYLVEKSNKALFVAAAMGPKGKSRRLTARSIEKLIEKYAAAFGKPSLSVHKLRHSFATRYHSEINDVPKLRRQLGHSSIQTTMIYTHIRNDDLKSAVDRMDMPKEQ
- a CDS encoding VOC family protein; the protein is MVVNYLGAVFIRVSNLDQSITFYSDVLGLKLRDVEQWENGRGANYLISEHSPLLTLIETTETITPHKHPTFNLNCDHIEDLYSKLKEKEIKVGELNHWSSGTNVHIDFDVYDPDGHAINLIEWHVIENE
- a CDS encoding VOC family protein, yielding MSIILNKVGAIFIPVSDIKKAREWYCSLLNLEPTYEILLDHLCCIPMDNNGLNIVLDSKIYTKDSYARTPMFHFNTDDIHQAYQFMQEKGVEIVTNIEHGHSFNIKDPDGNMLMICKIS
- a CDS encoding TetR/AcrR family transcriptional regulator; amino-acid sequence: MGKKGRKEGSNGAESRANLVLIAAEEFATYGYYDTKVSTIVKKAGVTQPTFYLYFDSKEAIFSELIQTFRHKLSELTKESRLETGLDPALLPDRIAIGLSAILQFFYDNPHLTKIGFYYSSEAERIKKQLVEQITENLLSEQRDGYFREDIDMKTVSESLVGSIERLTLTYLFTDQKEPVQLAKEIVHLYLNGLKV